The proteins below come from a single Peromyscus maniculatus bairdii isolate BWxNUB_F1_BW_parent chromosome 13, HU_Pman_BW_mat_3.1, whole genome shotgun sequence genomic window:
- the Clul1 gene encoding clusterin-like protein 1 isoform X1 has protein sequence MRPVLVHFNQEALKLMNEVQEHLEEEEKLCQASSVDYWDGCRPCLESNCMRFYTACQPGWTSVKNTMEQFLRKMYQFLFPLGEDVEDPPAAKQPTEEDLQVTQMEDLFSQLAVDVKSLFNMSFYIFKQMQQEFDQAFQSYFLSNVDSMEPYVPPALPKELAKKEDLGQRWDIANVFQLFHNFSLSIYGRAREIITKILNAIEDSWEPHKELDQRDLPSEMLPEQNGGMCEELGQNVSGCFKFHERCQKCHKYLSEDCPDVPELHIEFLEALKLVNLSNQQYDQIVWMAQYHLEDTTYLMEKMREQFGWVSQLASHNPMTEDIFNLTKAIPSIRGGNSSKQDDMMVDSSILPSSNFSLQSSEESAESVNVIDYVLAKVLRYFKGHFKTWRSGTHCSTSHNDHYGIWSKQTRHKDLGNMANLK, from the exons atgagacCCGTGCTTGTACATTTTAACCAGGAGGCCCTGAAACTCATGAATGAAGTGCAAGAACatttggaagaagaagaaaagttatgCCAGGCATCTTCTGTGGATTACTGGGATGGATGCAGGCCATGTCTGGAAAGTAACTGCATGAGATTTTACACAGCTTGCCAACCTGGTTGGACCTCTGTGAAAAATACG ATGGAGCAATTTCTCAGGAAGATGTACCAATTTCTATTTCCCCTCGGTGAAGATGTGGAGGATCCCCCTGCCGCCAAACAGCCGACGGAGGAAGACTTACAAGTGACGCAAATGGAGGACCTCTTCAGCCAGCTAGCGGTGGATGTGAAATCTCTCTTCAACATGAGCTTTTACATTTTCAAACAGATGCAGCAAGAATTCGACCAGGCTTTTCAGTCATACTTCTTGTCCAATGTAGACTCAATGGAGCCGTACGTTCCCCCAGCTTTACCCAAAGAGCTAGCCAAAAAAGAAGACCTTGGGCAAAGGTGGGACATTGCCAATGTCTTCCAGCTGTTTCATAATTTCAGCCTCTCTATTTATGGGAGAGCCCGAGAAATAATTACGAAGATACTGAACGCAATTGAGGATTCCTGGGAACCACACAAAG AGTTGGACCAGAGAGACCTGCCTTCAGAGATGTTACCTGAGCAAAATGGAGGAATGTGTGAGGAATTGGGCCAGAATGTTTCCGGATGTTTCAAATTTCATGAAAGATGCCAAAAATGTCACAAATACCTATCTGAAG ACTGCCCTGATGTACCTGAACTACACATAGAATTCCTTGAGGCCCTGAAATTAGTCAATTTATCTAATCAGCAATATGATCAGATTGTTTGGATGGCCCAGTATCATCTGGAAGACACCACATATCTGATGGAAAAGATGCGAGAGCAGTTTGGATGGGTATCTCAACTAGCAAGCCATAACCCAATGACAGAGGACATCTTTAATTTAACAAAG gcAATTCCAAGCATTCGTGGAGGAAATTCTTCCAAACAGGATGACATGATGGTAGACTCAAGCATTCTGCCTTCCTCTAACTTCTCACTCCAGAGTTCTGAAGAAAGTGCTGAGAGCGTAAATGTCATTGACTATGTGCTAGCAAAAGTTCTGCGGTATTTTAAGGGACATTTTAAAACTTG GAGAAGTGGAACTCACTGCTCCACATCACACAATGACCATTATGGCATTTGGTccaaacaaacaagacacaaaGATCTTGGGAATATGGCTAATCTTAAATAA
- the Clul1 gene encoding clusterin-like protein 1 isoform X2, with product MNEVQEHLEEEEKLCQASSVDYWDGCRPCLESNCMRFYTACQPGWTSVKNTMEQFLRKMYQFLFPLGEDVEDPPAAKQPTEEDLQVTQMEDLFSQLAVDVKSLFNMSFYIFKQMQQEFDQAFQSYFLSNVDSMEPYVPPALPKELAKKEDLGQRWDIANVFQLFHNFSLSIYGRAREIITKILNAIEDSWEPHKELDQRDLPSEMLPEQNGGMCEELGQNVSGCFKFHERCQKCHKYLSEDCPDVPELHIEFLEALKLVNLSNQQYDQIVWMAQYHLEDTTYLMEKMREQFGWVSQLASHNPMTEDIFNLTKAIPSIRGGNSSKQDDMMVDSSILPSSNFSLQSSEESAESVNVIDYVLAKVLRYFKGHFKTWRSGTHCSTSHNDHYGIWSKQTRHKDLGNMANLK from the exons ATGAATGAAGTGCAAGAACatttggaagaagaagaaaagttatgCCAGGCATCTTCTGTGGATTACTGGGATGGATGCAGGCCATGTCTGGAAAGTAACTGCATGAGATTTTACACAGCTTGCCAACCTGGTTGGACCTCTGTGAAAAATACG ATGGAGCAATTTCTCAGGAAGATGTACCAATTTCTATTTCCCCTCGGTGAAGATGTGGAGGATCCCCCTGCCGCCAAACAGCCGACGGAGGAAGACTTACAAGTGACGCAAATGGAGGACCTCTTCAGCCAGCTAGCGGTGGATGTGAAATCTCTCTTCAACATGAGCTTTTACATTTTCAAACAGATGCAGCAAGAATTCGACCAGGCTTTTCAGTCATACTTCTTGTCCAATGTAGACTCAATGGAGCCGTACGTTCCCCCAGCTTTACCCAAAGAGCTAGCCAAAAAAGAAGACCTTGGGCAAAGGTGGGACATTGCCAATGTCTTCCAGCTGTTTCATAATTTCAGCCTCTCTATTTATGGGAGAGCCCGAGAAATAATTACGAAGATACTGAACGCAATTGAGGATTCCTGGGAACCACACAAAG AGTTGGACCAGAGAGACCTGCCTTCAGAGATGTTACCTGAGCAAAATGGAGGAATGTGTGAGGAATTGGGCCAGAATGTTTCCGGATGTTTCAAATTTCATGAAAGATGCCAAAAATGTCACAAATACCTATCTGAAG ACTGCCCTGATGTACCTGAACTACACATAGAATTCCTTGAGGCCCTGAAATTAGTCAATTTATCTAATCAGCAATATGATCAGATTGTTTGGATGGCCCAGTATCATCTGGAAGACACCACATATCTGATGGAAAAGATGCGAGAGCAGTTTGGATGGGTATCTCAACTAGCAAGCCATAACCCAATGACAGAGGACATCTTTAATTTAACAAAG gcAATTCCAAGCATTCGTGGAGGAAATTCTTCCAAACAGGATGACATGATGGTAGACTCAAGCATTCTGCCTTCCTCTAACTTCTCACTCCAGAGTTCTGAAGAAAGTGCTGAGAGCGTAAATGTCATTGACTATGTGCTAGCAAAAGTTCTGCGGTATTTTAAGGGACATTTTAAAACTTG GAGAAGTGGAACTCACTGCTCCACATCACACAATGACCATTATGGCATTTGGTccaaacaaacaagacacaaaGATCTTGGGAATATGGCTAATCTTAAATAA
- the Clul1 gene encoding clusterin-like protein 1 isoform X4: MTCQLLPEDQMEQFLRKMYQFLFPLGEDVEDPPAAKQPTEEDLQVTQMEDLFSQLAVDVKSLFNMSFYIFKQMQQEFDQAFQSYFLSNVDSMEPYVPPALPKELAKKEDLGQRWDIANVFQLFHNFSLSIYGRAREIITKILNAIEDSWEPHKELDQRDLPSEMLPEQNGGMCEELGQNVSGCFKFHERCQKCHKYLSEDCPDVPELHIEFLEALKLVNLSNQQYDQIVWMAQYHLEDTTYLMEKMREQFGWVSQLASHNPMTEDIFNLTKAIPSIRGGNSSKQDDMMVDSSILPSSNFSLQSSEESAESVNVIDYVLAKVLRYFKGHFKTWRSGTHCSTSHNDHYGIWSKQTRHKDLGNMANLK, encoded by the exons ATgacctgccagctgctgccagaagATCAG ATGGAGCAATTTCTCAGGAAGATGTACCAATTTCTATTTCCCCTCGGTGAAGATGTGGAGGATCCCCCTGCCGCCAAACAGCCGACGGAGGAAGACTTACAAGTGACGCAAATGGAGGACCTCTTCAGCCAGCTAGCGGTGGATGTGAAATCTCTCTTCAACATGAGCTTTTACATTTTCAAACAGATGCAGCAAGAATTCGACCAGGCTTTTCAGTCATACTTCTTGTCCAATGTAGACTCAATGGAGCCGTACGTTCCCCCAGCTTTACCCAAAGAGCTAGCCAAAAAAGAAGACCTTGGGCAAAGGTGGGACATTGCCAATGTCTTCCAGCTGTTTCATAATTTCAGCCTCTCTATTTATGGGAGAGCCCGAGAAATAATTACGAAGATACTGAACGCAATTGAGGATTCCTGGGAACCACACAAAG AGTTGGACCAGAGAGACCTGCCTTCAGAGATGTTACCTGAGCAAAATGGAGGAATGTGTGAGGAATTGGGCCAGAATGTTTCCGGATGTTTCAAATTTCATGAAAGATGCCAAAAATGTCACAAATACCTATCTGAAG ACTGCCCTGATGTACCTGAACTACACATAGAATTCCTTGAGGCCCTGAAATTAGTCAATTTATCTAATCAGCAATATGATCAGATTGTTTGGATGGCCCAGTATCATCTGGAAGACACCACATATCTGATGGAAAAGATGCGAGAGCAGTTTGGATGGGTATCTCAACTAGCAAGCCATAACCCAATGACAGAGGACATCTTTAATTTAACAAAG gcAATTCCAAGCATTCGTGGAGGAAATTCTTCCAAACAGGATGACATGATGGTAGACTCAAGCATTCTGCCTTCCTCTAACTTCTCACTCCAGAGTTCTGAAGAAAGTGCTGAGAGCGTAAATGTCATTGACTATGTGCTAGCAAAAGTTCTGCGGTATTTTAAGGGACATTTTAAAACTTG GAGAAGTGGAACTCACTGCTCCACATCACACAATGACCATTATGGCATTTGGTccaaacaaacaagacacaaaGATCTTGGGAATATGGCTAATCTTAAATAA
- the Clul1 gene encoding clusterin-like protein 1 isoform X3, producing MRPVLVHFNQEALKLMNEVQEHLEEEEKLCQASSVDYWDGCRPCLESNCMRFYTACQPGWTSVKNTMEQFLRKMYQFLFPLGEDVEDPPAAKQPTEEDLQVTQMEDLFSQLAVDVKSLFNMSFYIFKQMQQEFDQAFQSYFLSNVDSMEPYVPPALPKELAKKEDLGQRWDIANVFQLFHNFSLSIYGRAREIITKILNAIEDSWEPHKELDQRDLPSEMLPEQNGGMCEELGQNVSGCFKFHERCQKCHKYLSEDCPDVPELHIEFLEALKLVNLSNQQYDQIVWMAQYHLEDTTYLMEKMREQFGWVSQLASHNPMTEDIFNLTKAIPSIRGGNSSKQDDMMVDSSILPSSNFSLQSSEESAESVNVIDYVLAKVLRYFKGHFKTWFLRQTLVE from the exons atgagacCCGTGCTTGTACATTTTAACCAGGAGGCCCTGAAACTCATGAATGAAGTGCAAGAACatttggaagaagaagaaaagttatgCCAGGCATCTTCTGTGGATTACTGGGATGGATGCAGGCCATGTCTGGAAAGTAACTGCATGAGATTTTACACAGCTTGCCAACCTGGTTGGACCTCTGTGAAAAATACG ATGGAGCAATTTCTCAGGAAGATGTACCAATTTCTATTTCCCCTCGGTGAAGATGTGGAGGATCCCCCTGCCGCCAAACAGCCGACGGAGGAAGACTTACAAGTGACGCAAATGGAGGACCTCTTCAGCCAGCTAGCGGTGGATGTGAAATCTCTCTTCAACATGAGCTTTTACATTTTCAAACAGATGCAGCAAGAATTCGACCAGGCTTTTCAGTCATACTTCTTGTCCAATGTAGACTCAATGGAGCCGTACGTTCCCCCAGCTTTACCCAAAGAGCTAGCCAAAAAAGAAGACCTTGGGCAAAGGTGGGACATTGCCAATGTCTTCCAGCTGTTTCATAATTTCAGCCTCTCTATTTATGGGAGAGCCCGAGAAATAATTACGAAGATACTGAACGCAATTGAGGATTCCTGGGAACCACACAAAG AGTTGGACCAGAGAGACCTGCCTTCAGAGATGTTACCTGAGCAAAATGGAGGAATGTGTGAGGAATTGGGCCAGAATGTTTCCGGATGTTTCAAATTTCATGAAAGATGCCAAAAATGTCACAAATACCTATCTGAAG ACTGCCCTGATGTACCTGAACTACACATAGAATTCCTTGAGGCCCTGAAATTAGTCAATTTATCTAATCAGCAATATGATCAGATTGTTTGGATGGCCCAGTATCATCTGGAAGACACCACATATCTGATGGAAAAGATGCGAGAGCAGTTTGGATGGGTATCTCAACTAGCAAGCCATAACCCAATGACAGAGGACATCTTTAATTTAACAAAG gcAATTCCAAGCATTCGTGGAGGAAATTCTTCCAAACAGGATGACATGATGGTAGACTCAAGCATTCTGCCTTCCTCTAACTTCTCACTCCAGAGTTCTGAAGAAAGTGCTGAGAGCGTAAATGTCATTGACTATGTGCTAGCAAAAGTTCTGCGGTATTTTAAGGGACATTTTAAAACTTG gtttttgagacagacccTTGTTGAATAA